A stretch of the Nicotiana tabacum cultivar K326 chromosome 6, ASM71507v2, whole genome shotgun sequence genome encodes the following:
- the LOC107793216 gene encoding PH, RCC1 and FYVE domains-containing protein 1-like isoform X3: MNNLRRNSLGERNVEQAITALKRGTYLLKYGRRGKPKFCPFRLSTDETRLIWYVDKEEKQLQLSQVSRIIPGQRTAIFLRFPRPEKEYQSFSLLYGKSSLDLICKDKEEAEVWFVALRALISRVNCQKWTSNIGHDATSSEGSTAVTQRSSHSALSSSSGSSSTPYEDPKKNQLVSVPSQSPPKKRLERAFSDFLLYNAAAQCSSQRGFAACSLNSRSYGNLDDENGQSSADTIRFSFSSAISSSSQGSSSATIDTLCDILIWGEGIGDGLLSGGICGCGNVETARKDARLPKTLESAVLLDAQYIACGSTHAVLITKQGEILSWGEGSGGRLGHGVESDVSSPKLIDTLCGLNVTSAACGDYHTCATTISGDLYTWGEGTFNFGLLGHDTGISHWTPKKVKGPLVGKHVSYVSCGPWHSAAITSVGQLFTFGDGTFGALGHGDRSSTSIPREVETLQGRRTVTVSCGHWHTAAVVEFSFDDSSSSNSPPRKLFTWGNGDDGQLGHGDNASRLAPCNILQLDDINFCRVACGHSITVALTTSGQVYTMGKADYGQLGIPGSTGKFPSRVQGKITNCFIEEIACGSFHVVALSSNSQLYTWGKGGNGQLGHGDNHDRNTPTLVEALKAKQVKHVVCGNNFTAAICLHREVSVADNSICAGCQSPFNLRRKRHNCYNCGLVFCKVCTSKRSVKASLAPKMNKPYRVCEDCFTKLNKGLDTGLTCLPPKATIGSLQKNTGEKVKEALPSKQKGLLSRLSSFNSFKQSDNQHPKKNQKQDLNSGQFSPISNRNTQCEVSQTSSPLMSFSDCPEKLSVSFVGSTSHSQAGSPASLESSSSYSVSLRSAIAAQAYHEVDLDDSEQTSESLKKEISILKEQVEILTQRSLFLEAELEKKSRQLQEKTEQARTEMEKNNAAKEVIKTLMMQMMEICKWKLRHTCMILY, encoded by the exons ATGAACAACTTACGGAGGAACAGTCTTGGAGAGAGGAATGTGGAACAG GCCATTACAGCCTTAAAGAGAGGAACATATCTACTGAAGTATGGACGCAGAGGAAAGCCAAAGTTCTGCCCTTTTCGTCTTTCTACT GATGAAACAAGACTGATATGGTATGTTGACAAGGAGGAGAAACAGCTTCAATTGAGTCAGGTTTCAAGGATTATTCCCGGTCAACGAACT GCGATTTTTCTGCGGTTTCCTAGACCTGAGAAGGAATATCAGTCATTTTCACTTCTATATGGCAAAAGTTCCTTGGATTTG ATCTGCAAAGATAAGGAAGAGGCAGAAGTCTGGTTTGTTGCTCTCAGGGCTTTGATATCTCGGGTTAACTGTCAAAAGTGGACAAGCAATATAGGACATGATGCCACATCTTCTGAAGGTTCAACTGCTGTGACACAACGAAGTTCTCACTCCGCTTTGTCAAGTAGTAGTGGAAGCAGCAGTACACCCTATGAG GACCCAAAGAAAAATCAATTGGTTTCAGTTCCATCTCAGAGTCCCCCAAAAAAGAGATTAGAAAGAGCATTCTCTGACTTTTTACTGTATAATGCAGCCGCACAATGTTCTTCCCAAAGAGGTTTTGCCGCTTGttccctcaactcaagatcatacgGGAACTTAGATGATGAAAATGGGCAGAGCTCTGCGGATACTATCCGATTTAGTTTCTCTAGTGCCATTAGTTCATCTAGCCAGGGATCTTCTTCCGCAACTATTGATACCCTTTGTGACATTTTAATATGGGGAGAAGGAATTGGTGATGGCCTGCTTAGTGGTGGGATATGCGGATGTGGAAACGTTGAAACTGCAAGAAAGGATGCACGTTTGCCTAAGACCTTGGAATCAGCTGTATTACTTGATGCTCAATATATTGCTTGTGGAAGCACACATGCTGTACTAATCACAAAGCAAGGAGAAATCCTTAGTTGGGGAGAGGGGTCAGGTGGCAGACTAGGGCATGGAGTAGAATCTGATGTTTCTAGCCCAAAACTTATAGACACTCTCTGTGGGTTGAATGTTACATCAGCGGCATGCGGAGATTATCATACTTGTGCCACAACAATCAGTGGAGATCTCTATACATGGGGTGAGGGTACCTTTAACTTTGGCCTCCTTGGGCATGATACTGGAATCAGTCACTGGACCCCCAAAAAAGTAAAGGGTCCTTTGGTTGGTAAGCATGTCTCATATGTCTCTTGTGGTCCTTGGCATTCGGCTGCTATAACATCAGTTGGCCAACTTTTTACTTTTGGTGATGGAACTTTTGGTGCTCTAGGTCATGGGGATCGTAGTAGCACTAGCATTCCTAGGGAAGTTGAAACTCTACAAGGACGAAGAACAGTAACAGTGTCCTGTGGGCATTGGCACACTGCAGCTGTGGTAGAGTTCTCTTTTGATGATTCTAGCTCTTCTAACTCCCCACCTCGGAAGCTTTTCACCTGGGGAAATGGCGATGATGGACAACTTGGACATGGAGATAATGCTTCTAGGCTCGCTCCATGCAACATTTTACAGTTGGATGACATTAACTTCTGTAGAGTAGCCTGTGGCCATAGTATTACAGTTGCTCTGACAACATCAGGACAAGTATATACAATGGGGAAAGCTGATTATGGGCAACTAGGAATTCCTGGAAGTACTGGGAAGTTCCCTTCTCGTGTTCAAGGAAAAATTACAAATTGTTTCATCGAAGAAATAGCTTGTGGCTCTTTCCATGTTGTGGCCTTGAGTTCAAACTCTCAGCTTTACACGTGGGGAAAGGGAGGAAATGGTCAGCTAGGACATGGGGACAATCATGATAGGAACACTCCTACACTGGTTGAAGCGCTGAAAGCAAAACAAGTAAAGCATGTGGTCTGCGGAAATAATTTTACTGCTGCCATTTGTCTACACAGAGAAGTGTCTGTTGCTGATAATTCCATTTGTGCTGGATGCCAGAGTCCATTTAATCTCAGACGAAAACGTCataactgctacaactgtgggctTGTCTTTTGCAAAGTGTGCACCAGTAAAAGATCCGTAAAAGCTTCTTTGGCTCCAAAAATGAACAAGCCTTATCGAGTGTGTGAAGATTGTTTTACTAAATTGAACAAGGGGTTGGATACTGGATTAACTTGTCTACCACCGAAGGCCACTATTGGAAGCTTACAGAAGAATACTGGAGAGAAGGTGAAAGAGGCCTTGCCTTCCAAACAAAAAGGCCTTCTGTCTAGGCTGTCCTCATTCAATTCATTCAAGCAGTCTGACAATCAACATCCTAAAAAGAACCAGAAGCAAGATTTGAACTCCGGCCAGTTCTCTCCAATCTCCAATAGAAATACTCAGTGTGAAGTATCTCAAACATCAAGCCCATTGATGTCTTTTTCTGATTGCCCCGAAAAATTGTCTGTTTCTTTTGTTGGATCAACAAGTCATTCTCAAGCTGGCTCTCCTGCTTCTTTGGAATCAAGTTCATCTTATTCTGTGTCACTGAGATCCGCTATTGCCGCACAAGCATATCACGAAGTGGACCTTGATGATTCAGAACAAACAAGTGAAAGTCTGAAAAAAGAAATTTCAATATTGAAGGAGCAG GTAGAGATTCTCACCCAGAGATCTCTTTTCTTAGAGGCTGAGCTTGAGAAAAAATCAAGGCAACTTCAAGAGAAAACTGAACAAGCTAGAACTGAAATGGAGAAAAACAATGCTGCAAAGGAAGTCATCAAAACTCTAATGATGCAG ATGATGGAGATATGTAAGTGGAAACTAAGGCATACATGCATGATCCTTTACTGA